Part of the Vanacampus margaritifer isolate UIUO_Vmar chromosome 12, RoL_Vmar_1.0, whole genome shotgun sequence genome, TCATATTGTAAGTAAACTGAAATGAGATGATTGTGCGTtataattaaagaaaatatttgcatgGCAAACACTTGgtcattaatattaaaaaaatcaaataaagagTTACAACTGTAACTGCGTGTTTTTTTCCGCGTGGTGGCATATAAATGTTTCAATTTGAGAGTCTGTTCGTAACCACGCAAGTAATTTCGACGGCGTCGTAAAACGAGGACAGCTGACAACACtacaaatgtgcattttcacTTAACACTTACATAGCCTACTCTGTGGACAATTGGCACATTTTGGGGGGCTAGAGACTGAATACCTAACTTGTTCTATATCAATATAGTTCGTCTTGCTTCGAGTATTTTTATTGGGGAAGAAAACAGGTTAGCATCATATTACTCGACCGGTCGCTCGtcaaatctgattggacaaaaaacgCCTATACTGTCTCATTTAAATTATGGTTTCTTTAGAGACTGACGAGCAAACTACTATCAAGAAGTTTGCAGAGAGTGTAGCGAATCTATTCTGCGTAACTGTTACCTGGCGGTCCAGTCAGGAAAACGTGCCTGAGCATTTGCTCAGCGCCTTCTGCAACACCGCTTCACTTCCGCAAACAATTCTAGCGCATGCGCAAAAGTATCTCGAACGATAATATTTTCAAAGCAGTTAAATTGTATGCTTTTAGAAACGACACGTGATTCAATAAATAAGAATTTTGGGAAGCAGTGGGACTTCtttgtatgtggatgttttGATATTTGAGCAGTTTTAATGTCTATGAAAACTATTGAACTAAAATTGTgcatatataaacaaattgCATGCATATATAATTTCGCTTAGTGTCACTCACGAAATACACAAttggaagaaaaataataataatgccctTAGAGGTGTACTCGATAACTGCAGAAGCCAGAATAAAAGCAGCACGACCAACACTTTATTCAAGTGCCATATTACGTTGGATAATATAcggaattaaattaaataacctGAAACCCCAAACTGTAATTAAACACTACACTAGTATGAACAGTAGTTATTTTGCCTATCAAATCTCACGACAGGTGAGAATGCAAAGCACTGGTTTGATATTACAGAAAGGAATGTATGCCAAAGGCAGGATCAGCTCACTGAGCTTCATCTTAAAGCATTTGCTGATGTGAGAAGTTTTAACTTATGGAAAGTAAGTGTATTAAATGGTGTGGTGAGGTGCTTCGTCATACACATTACTCACACAAAGTGAGTGATATTCAGCTTTCAGGTAAAATTTAGGACTACAATTGGTATTTAAACAGTCTTCTTCATTATgttgttcacattttgacatcctGAGACCAAAAAGACACCAAACAGTTGCTCAACATTACCTTGTTGCTTCAAACAAGATGGTGATGCTGTTCAACCTTGGTTTAAATTTAGAATTGCGGCAAAGAAAGTTGCTGATGAAAGCTAAACGAAGCTAGTGTATATGTatatcgacgccttcttaaaataatcgcctaggTCACCCCCCTCCCAGATTTTTCAGcaaacccaaaaaaatgaacCATTTGCACCACAAGGAgatgattttggcaaaaaataacttttaagaGAATGGATGTaaaatatttcaataataaCAAATATGTTGCAGaattcataatttatttatttgttacatTAAATGTCTTTATTTCAACTACAAATTGTGCATAAACAATAAGATGCAATACAAAAAGCCCATGAGGCCTGTATTTATGTGGTATAGACCGTTTACATTGTGTAACCAGGGAGCTTGAATGCCACAAGATCAGATATATGATGATACTCTTGTCTGAAGTCCAGCGATCCAAGGTCGTCTTCTAGTTCCCGAGCCTCCAGTGGATCAGGGAGCACAGATTCTGAAGAACCTCGCCAAACGAGACTGCTGCTCTCACTCTTTTGTTCCCTTGGAGACGTAGCTCCAgaatcctcctcctcttcctgttTCTTGGAGCGTACCATTTGCATGGAGGCTGATCCATCCTCATCAGAAGAGAAGCTGAGTGCAGAGTCTCGTGTTCGAGGCCGGATGAGGTGTGTGCCTCTCAAAACACGCTGTACGGGGCTGTGGCCTCGAATGGGTGCAGGGAGGAGGGGTCTCTCCTTCACGGGTTCCGAGTCCGAATCTGAAGCGTGGAATCCACGGAGAAAAGGAGGCTTAGAATGGGCTGGCTCTGGACTACTGGCGGTGTCTGCATCACTGGCCTCGAAACTGTTAAAGTCATCTGCGTATTCTTCTTCCTTGCCAGAGTCTGAAAATGAAGACCTGCGGCTGCTGTGTCTACTACAAGAGTCCAGTTTCACATTTTGGTTGTTGCTCTTggcgtcatcatcgtcgtcgtcgttgaCACAAGGGAGGGAGACAGATGGAGTTTCTTTAGGACTTTCCAACTTCGATCCGTCTTCATGTTTTTGCTTTGCTGTATCCTGCACTGCAGAGACCACTTCCTTGTTTTGTGTCTTCTTCATATTTTCTTCAGGAATTGAAGTATTGATCCTAGCTGTTTTCTTCCCCTTACTTGTACTTGTTCGTGTTTCATTGGCCGTGTGTGATGCCATGCAGTCCCGATATTTCACCACAGTGCAGTTTTTCTGCCGCCTTAGATTGTAAGTCTTTGTTGTTCCATACACTAGCTTTTTCCTGTATGCTTTACTCTCAATTACAGGCTCACTTTGGTTGTTTTGCATGGGTCCTTGAGGTTCAGCCTTAACATTTTTTGGAGAAGGGGAATGCAAATGTTTTGGATGAAAACTGTGGCTCACCTTGTTTTCTTGCCCTGGTCTTGTCCTTGATGTGCTCCCTTGTTTATCTAAAGCCTCGGCAGAAGCTGTTTTATAAATCCAAGCCAAGTTTGGATGATTCAACATAGGCTGCTGGTGCAAGTTGTGGGCATTTAACTGTGACAGTTCAACAAAAAGAGCATTAAGTAGAGGTAGCGGTCTCAGAGCTTCCTCAAGGACAGTTGGAGTGAcacttgctgatattttaggtGCATTTTCCAATGCCTGGTCTGTTGAGgaattttcactttcattttcgGAGAACGTTTCTTTGTGTGTTACAATTGTTGAGTCAGGTTTTACTAACCTGTACTCGTTTCCTTGGGTTTCATGTTTTTCCTTGCCAGAATTGTAATAGTAAAGATGTGGGGGACAAAACACAGTTGGGTCCTCATCAAAGCCCGTCTTACGTCCTTGGACTGTGTGAGGAATTTGGCTTATTGGGTCATATTCAGTCTGAGTGGACACAGCTTGTTTATCCACATCATCAAGATTGTCCTGCGTGGACAACTGAATTCTCATACAGCccgaaagtatttttttatttgactgctTCTTCATGACGACCTCTTGAGCACACTGTTCCCTGTAGACAGGCATATTTTTTGTCACATGGGGTGGTAGACTGACTCCTACAGTTAGGAGTTTATAACTTAGAGAAATAACTCCAACCGGCTCCTCTGCAAggttttttacacacacaaccCCCCTCTCTCCATATGATGAGCAACTAGCAACATCGTGTTCAACAGAGTCATGTCTAATTCTGTTCATGATAGCAGCCAACGAAATGAGGGACGTCCCTAATAATTTGGGTATCTCGTCGCTCAAATCTAAAATCATAACATAAAGAGGGGTGTTGTTGAGTCGCATATGCAGAGAGTCTAGATTCATTTCGAAGAAGCACGACTTTCCTCTGTTAAACCGATATACCCATCGCTTGTTATTGTCGTGCTGTTGGTGCTGAACTGTATCATCTCCTCTCAGTTCAGGCGGATAAATGAGCAGCGTTGGGAAATCCAGCAGTCGTATTCCAACAGCGAGCTCGTCGGAGACTTTCTTTTCACTGTCAATACGAATATATTCCACTAAAAGCTCAAATGAAAAAAGAGTCGCTTGTTTCGGGTTACCACCCGGTTGTTCTGACATTATTGTAGCGACGTGGGTacaacacacaacaacaaaaacatcgaAAATTCCAGCTAGCATACTAGCTAGCTGCTAGTGTTCAACAAATCGGAGTTTTGAATCCCCTGTCGGACAGAAAACATTGTGGCACCTCCCCAAACCGGATATCCGgttcaaaacattattttttttttaaaaaaaagggtaaaaGGAATAACTACTGTACAAACATTCTCAGCAGCGTAACTCAGTATGAGTTGTAGAAAACAAAATTCTGTCGCCTTAAAGAATAACTTAATTGGGTTAGTTATTTTACTTTGTGTACAGAAAAACAACGTGTAAAAAgtatatgaaacaaaaataaaataatgaaaattagTTACGTGGTCTACTAGTTGTAATAAATCCGCATTATCTAATTTATACTGTAGCTATTGACactatttttaaatgatcaaaatggcTTCTAAATCTAGtacttttaaatgttatttagtTAATTTGAAAGCCCCTTTGATTATTGCATGTGGTgtgttttgtccccccccccccccaaattttttaagtATTAATTTATGTGTGGCTTGAGATGAGAATGAATTATTAAAGATCATCATGAGTAAAATAGCAActtgaaaaaatactttattgaaCATTAAGATGAACAAACACTCGTTGTGGATAATTTGGTAGCAATATACATCCACGTgcactaaaatataaaataaacaaaatataaaataaacaaaaaggggATTGTTTCgttaaaaaaatggtattttACAGTCATATACAAAGGTGCAAAGGGAAGAAGCGAAATCAAAACTCAACGTCTTTAATAAATCATGGGAATGAGGTCTTACAGTTCTTCCACTTGGCACAATGAATATATTTTACCATTACAATCACTACCAGTTGACCTGAGAACGGTCACTTTCCTGCATTTGTTGTCGCCATAGCAACACATGTCGCAAGATTTTTACGTCGATGTTTTTGTGGGGACGCGTGTAGTTAAGTTCACTTTTTCAGTACAGTAGTTACAACAACTGATTATTTTCACagaaaaaagtagaaataatgtaaaataagaataaaatgttctgtCTAAAGTTAAAcaacgataataataatagcacgCACAGTATCTGGATGATGATTTATTCCCATTTTGAAATACTTTTTGGTGGCAAACGGTGTCGGTGAGGGGACCCACAGATTTTGGGACCGATTAAAATAGGCTAAAGGTGATTGGTAAGGTTTGTGAAGGTCCGTTTACGAGTTAACACTACAGActtgtgattaatatttcagGTAGTACACATTAGCCTcgcttaaaaacaaacacacaaagagcACGCGCGCAAGCACGCACGCAAGGCATAAGAGGACCGTGTAAATAAACCATCTCATCAACCGACAGGGCAGCAGGAGTGCCGGTGGGCGGGGACTTTCTCCCGGCGTGCTGTCATCGCCAAGCGAGGTGCTGCTGGATGTCTGAGCTCGCTTCAGTCTGGAGGCTCAGGCGGAAAGAGAAAGGTACGAGCCCGACTGTCGCAACTGGCGCTAGGTCGATAAGGATACTTTGTTGGTGATCTGGCGACGCTCTCGATGTAAGGTAGGACATACaaggagtttgttttttttcccttaaatggATAACATTCTGAGCATATATGGTTCATATATATGAACCACGCGGACAAAGTGGTGTTGCAGCGTAAAAGTGTGGAGTACTTGCAAGAGCGAAACGGAATAGAAACTCAAAATATTAGAGCAAGAATTGAAGCTAAAGTGACTTTTAGGGGtttcagtttaaaaacaaaccataCAGAAATTTCTGCCCattatattgtgttttgtttttttcttaacttaTTTCCTCAATGTCTATTTACATAGTTCTGCCAAATTGTTAAACTCGAATCATATCTTAGACTATTTGTGGGCGGCGGTGGTGAAGAATGTGTGTTTACtattttggaggggggggggggggggaaacaatgAACTAGATTTGTCTTGAAATATTTGTGAATGGGTTTGTTTCGTGGAGTCAGTTCTCGCTTTGAGCGTTAGAGGGCGACAAAGATTTCGTTGTCCGCTTGTTATTTCAGCCTTTAAATTCCCTCTATTTGAAGACAATTTGACTGTTAAATATGCCTTTTTATTTATCCagtaaaagttcatttgggctagGCTGTGTTTCATTTTCTATACTTTTGACTATAGTAGTGTCAAGGAACTATTTTCCCCATCATCAAGTTGAGTCGTGCATGAATATAATCTGTCAGTTGCCCGTCCGTACACAATATGCATGTCTCATTGCTGACTGCTTCTGTGGCCTATGTCCCTTGAGAGACTGAACAAGTCAAGTCATGTTTATCTTCAATCAACCCTACCCACTGCTGTCTTCCTCTAGGAAATGAAAGCACCACAAGATCTAAATTCCTAATAAAGAGCTTCAAACGATACACCGGAGTTCAAATGCAAATTATCATTGCATAATTTAATGTGCTCTGATTTATCTCCCTGTGGTTTCACAGTCCCCCTCTCAGCTTTTCAATCAAATAAACATATTATTTTCCTAGTCCAAATTTAGTATCTTCATTAAAGCACAATTATCTTCATAGTTTGATGTCTgataagttttatttttggttgCTGAATTTAGACATCTCCATTCTCCAATAAACAGACTACtgtagtttttcttttaaagatatttaacattaaaactGTACATTTTATGCTTATTCTCAAATTTCACTCTTCCCAGTTGGcctaatatcagtattaatgtgtaaataatatgCAATGGTTGTGCACTGGTCCCATTTGTTTACCATAATCCTTGTCAATTTATCTTCCTATTAGATTTGGAGTTCATGTGTACGCTCATGTTCAATTGTACTTGAAACTTTGTCTTATAATGTCTGTGTTTTGTACACTTCTGAGGGTTAAACTTAAAAGCATACCTTAAATGAAAATAGGGCAACAGTGAGTAAATGACTgccacaagcacacacacacttccattGAGATGCCTTTGTAGAGTCAGCATGGGGAAGTTGTGTTCCAATAGCGCGAGGAAAGGGCCCTTGAAAGGGAATTGTGTTCTCATCTATTTCTAACAAAAACCTTCTGCATGAATAAACAGAGAATGGGTAATTGAAGCAGATAGATAtgcctttcaaaaataaagttaCGTGCACAATGTGTGCTCATCTGAACAATAAGATACCTGTCAGGTTGGGTCGAGAGACTGCTTCCTGTGACATGCCTCCGGGACATTTCAAGTTATCATTGCAGGGTTGTTGATGATGGCTTGATGTGGCCTTAGGCGTTGGAAACGCCCCTCTAGTGTTAcactgcttgtgtgtgtttaagaCACACTATTTCCTTATTAAGATGTTACCATAACGCTGAGCTGTTTAGGGAGGGTTATGGGAAATCACCTGGCAGGTATGTCTGCTTTCCGCAGCACCTGGCACCCACACTCAGGCCTGTACCCCTTTTGTTTCCTACTCATGTGCTGACTCATCATGTTTTTAGAGGCAAATAAAGCTGCGTTTAGGTGGTGTATTGGTGCCCCCTTCCCCCCATTCTCCTGCACCCTGTGCATGTGACGAGGATCAGGAAACTTAGTCGGGTCATGGCCAACA contains:
- the map10 gene encoding microtubule-associated protein 10; translated protein: MLAGIFDVFVVVCCTHVATIMSEQPGGNPKQATLFSFELLVEYIRIDSEKKVSDELAVGIRLLDFPTLLIYPPELRGDDTVQHQQHDNNKRWVYRFNRGKSCFFEMNLDSLHMRLNNTPLYVMILDLSDEIPKLLGTSLISLAAIMNRIRHDSVEHDVASCSSYGERGVVCVKNLAEEPVGVISLSYKLLTVGVSLPPHVTKNMPVYREQCAQEVVMKKQSNKKILSGCMRIQLSTQDNLDDVDKQAVSTQTEYDPISQIPHTVQGRKTGFDEDPTVFCPPHLYYYNSGKEKHETQGNEYRLVKPDSTIVTHKETFSENESENSSTDQALENAPKISASVTPTVLEEALRPLPLLNALFVELSQLNAHNLHQQPMLNHPNLAWIYKTASAEALDKQGSTSRTRPGQENKVSHSFHPKHLHSPSPKNVKAEPQGPMQNNQSEPVIESKAYRKKLVYGTTKTYNLRRQKNCTVVKYRDCMASHTANETRTSTSKGKKTARINTSIPEENMKKTQNKEVVSAVQDTAKQKHEDGSKLESPKETPSVSLPCVNDDDDDDAKSNNQNVKLDSCSRHSSRRSSFSDSGKEEEYADDFNSFEASDADTASSPEPAHSKPPFLRGFHASDSDSEPVKERPLLPAPIRGHSPVQRVLRGTHLIRPRTRDSALSFSSDEDGSASMQMVRSKKQEEEEDSGATSPREQKSESSSLVWRGSSESVLPDPLEARELEDDLGSLDFRQEYHHISDLVAFKLPGYTM